The genomic interval ATGCCCACCGAAGCGGCGACTTCTTCCAGCTTAATGGGATCTTTGATGGAATAGTCATCGATGTCGCCGTTGACCACATCCCGGAAAAGCTCCAGCATGGCCATGCCGTGATCGTTGTGGCAGGCGGTCCCGGCCGCCACCATGCGGGCGAAATTTCGGGCCATAATCGTATCGATCGTAGCGCCGCAGACGCCTACCTTGCCGTAAGGGTCTTTGGCATTCAGCCGGCAGGGCCCCATGGCGCAGTGCTTACAACAGGCCGAATCCTTTCCGATGGGACAGGCCTTCATATCGGCCGCCCGGTCAAAGGCCAGCGACACCCCGTCGATACGGGCTTTCGTTATCATCTGGGCCGTGGACTCGCATGTTGTCAGTTCTTTTGGGTCAATCTCCTTCTTATCGGAGATGGTTGTCTTTTTTTCCATTTTTCCTCCCTTCGTGGAAAGGTTTATGTAATGATGGGTTAATCAATAGTTAATAAAATTCTCTAAGTTTTGGCGAAAGACCGATCTGGATGGTGAGATATAATGATGAACAATAACGTAACAATGAATGCCACCATGTGTCAAAGTAAACAATTCTGGCAAACCGATTGGTACCCGGCTTCATGAAAAATCGGTTTATCATAGGCAGAAAAAATACAAAGATTTATATGTCACTCAATATATTTTAGATGCACGCTGTCATATGTTTCATTTGCCGAGGAGACACGATGTTTCAGCTAAACATAAGTTTCTTTTGAGAACAGAAATAGCGATCTATTATTGATAATCATTCCTAATAATATTAAGCTTGCTGAATTCTTTTGTCAAGTCGTGTGCTGTTTCTTTTCAGTAAAAAAATGACGGACAACAAATACCTGCCAATTTATGGGGCGTCTTTACAATTCTGAACCCCTTTGCTATGTTATTATGCATATTAGATCCAACCGCTTACGAACTTAATCTTAAATCCACTAAATCTTAGAGGATAGGATGGAAACATACTACACCCCGGATGATCTTCCAAAGTTTGAACAAATCGGCAAAGATGCCCCTGAACTGGCAAAAAAATTTTTTGACTATTACCAGGCCGTTTTTTCCGAGGGCGAACTGACCGAAAGAGAAAAAGCCCTGATCGCCCTTGCCGTTGCCCACGCGGTTCAGTGCCCCTACTGCATCGACGCTTACACCCAGACCTGCCTGGAAAAAGGTTCGAATCCAGCAGAAATGACCGAAGCGGTCCATGTGGCCGTTGCCATCCGCGGGGGGGGCATCTCTGGTCCACGGGGTTCAAATGCGAAATATTATTGAAAAAGTTTCTTTGTGACATATCCGTAATAGTAGGAAACGTTCATATGCGCCCAGAACTTGCCAACCGCGAGCCGACGACTTCCAGGGAGGAGCGGCTCAGCATTCCGACTTTTTACCAGACGCTTTTAAAGCATAGGCTCAAACTGGTCAAAGACGCCGTCTCTACGCTTCAAATCAACGTCGGCCTGCTGTGCAACCAGTCCTGCCGGCATTGCCATCTGGAAGCCGGTGCCGGTCGCAGCGAAATCATGTCCGCCCGGACGATGGATCAGGTCTTTGCTTTGGCGCGCACGGGCGACTTTAAAACCATCGACATCACCGGCGGCGCACCTGAAATGCACCCGCAAATTGATGATTTTAACGAGCGCCTGACGCCCCACGCTCCCCGCATGATCTTGCGGTCAAACCTGACGGCCCTTGCCCGGAAGGGACCGTCCCTGATGACCCTTTTAAAAGACAACGCCGTGATCATTACCGCCTCGCTGCCCTCCTTAAATGAGGTTCAGTCCGAAACCGTCCGGGGCGGGGGGACCTTTCTTTCCGGCATTGCTACGCTTAAAAAGCTCAACCGCCTGGGCTATGGACAACCGGAATCGGGGCTTGAACTCAATCTGGTGTCAAACCCGGCCGGGGCATTTTTACCCCCGCCCCAGGCCGGACTTGAAAAACGCTTTCACACGGTCCTCGCGCAAAAATATGGCATTGCTTTCAACAATCTGTTCAGCTTTGCCAATGTGCCTTTGGGACGATACCGCCGCTGGCTGATTCAATCCAACAATTTCGATGCGTATATCAACAAATTGGCAGCGGCCTTTAACCCCTGCACGGTTCCCGGCCTCATGTGCCGGACCATGCTGTCGGTCTCATGGGACGGGTACCTGTATGATTGTGATTTTAACCAGGCGGCCGGGCTTCCCCTGGAAAACCATCCCTCCCACATTTCAGCAATGACCCCGCCGATCCCCGCCGGCAGGTCCATTGCTGCGGGATATCATTGCTACACCTGCACGGCCGGCTCCGGTTTTACCTGAGGGGGCGCCATTGCGACCTGAGGTCGGGTCTGGAGAGCTGCTTGAATCTGATAGATCGTAAACAAAATGAAATCATTTTAACTTTTATTTGAATACAAGGATGGAATGTATTATCTTTTTCCAATATGAAAGCCTGAAGTTATCCGCATAAAAGTTGTGAATATTAATATATTTATCATGAAAGGAACCCGTTATGGCTGAAAAACCCGTAAAGGTCTATTCACTAAGCACCTGCGGCCACTGCAGGGAGGCCAAGAAATTTTTAGGCGACTGTGAAATCAAATATGAGTTTGTCGATGTCGACAAGCTCCAGGGCGAAGAGCGGGCCGCCATCCTGCAGGATGTCAAAAATTTTAACCCCCGCTGCTCTTTCCCTACCATCATTATCGGCGACAAAGTGATCGTCGGATACAAGGAAGCTGAAATCAAGGAGGCGCTGGGACTCTAATGGATACGCAACAGCTGTATGAAATGTTGAAAAAGGTCCAGGAACCCAAGGGATTCTTTTTCAATAATGACATGGAGAAGGTCTTTGAACTGCTCCAGGGCCTGCTGGTCAACAAAGAACGCTATGGTTTCATGGTTTGCCCCTGCCGGCTGGCATCCGGTGACCGCGAAAAAGACCGGGATATTATCTGCCCCTGTGAATATCGAACCCCGGATGTTAAAGAATACGGCACCTGCTATTGCAGTCTCTATGTTTCAAAGGAATGGAACGAAGGCAAAATCCCCCATGAATACGTGCCGGAAAGAAGACCGCCTGAAAAAATGTTTTTATAGGGGTGTTCAGGTTGAGTAGTCGAAATGAATCTTAAACATCAAACGATGAAAATTTCGACAGTTACTATAATTTACGAATATTCTTATCTGAGATGAGGTGCCCTATGGAAGAATGTCGTCCGATATTAAACACCGGGCTGCGGGGCTTTACCGTGGCCACATCCAGAATCAGCGACGTTGACGGCAACACCGGCAAACTGGTCTATCGCGGATATCTGGTAAAGGACCTGGCTGTCAGCGCCGGTTTTGAGGAAATCGCCTACCTGCTGTTATACGAAAAACTGCCGAACAAAGATCAGCTCCAGAAATTCAATCAGACCCTTTCAGCAGAACGTCCGGTCTCTCCTGAATTGATCGCCGCTTTGAAAACCAGGCCCAGGTCCGCCCTATCCATGGACATCCTCCAGGCCGGGGGCTCCCTGCTGGCGCATCATGATCCGGATTTAGCGGATCCCTCCCGGGCGGCCGCTTTAAGAGTCGCCGTCCGCCTGATCGCAAAGCTTCCCACCCTGGTTGCCGCCTGGGACAGAATCCGCAACGGCAAGGAACCCCTGGAACCCTCCCCTGAGCTGAACCACGCCGCCAATTTCCTTTATATGCTGAGCGGTGAGGTTCCGGATGAGGAAACCGCCCGGTTTTTTGATGTGGGCCTGGTCCTGCATGCCGAGCATACATTTAACGCCTCCACCTTTGCGGCCCGGGAGGTGGCGTCGACCCGGGCGCACATGTACGCGGCTGTGTCTGCTGCGGTGGGCTCCCTTTCCGGTGAACTGCACGGCGGGGCCAATGTCCGGGTGATGCAGATGCTCCAAAAGATCGGGTCCGTTGATAAGATAGAAGCGTACATCCAGCAGGAGCTTGAAGCCGGCCGGCTCATTTTCGGCCTGGGTCACGCGGTATACAAGGTGGACGATCCCCGCGCCCTCATTCTGGCGCCCATGTCCAAAAAAATGGGGGAACAGACCGGACAGCCCCAGTGGTATGAAATTTCCACCCAACTTGAAAAAAAGGCCAAGGCGGCCTTTAAGAAACACAAGGGCATCGATATCTTCACGAACGTGGATTTTTACAGCGCCTCGTTGTTTTTCAGCATGGGGATCCCCATCGATCTGTTTTCACCGGTATTTGCCATTTCCAGAATAGCCGGCTGGACCGCACATGTCCTGGAGGAGCAGTTTGCCGATGCCGCCCCCAAACCTGTCTTATACCGGCCGGAATCCCAGTACGTGGGAGATTACTGCGGTCCGGAAGAGTGTAAGTTTGTGCCCCTTGAGCAACGATAAACAGGCGCGAGCTGAGCGAAGCCCCCTTTTCCCATGGCATTTGAGGGAACGGATTACAAATAACCCTTGACAGGGATCCTGTTTCGACTTAGTCACACAACAAAAAACGGATATTGTTCCTAATCTTATACCGCTTTCCATAATAAGGTTCCGAAACAATGAATGGCGGTATAAGCGGTTATAGAAAAAAACAGTGGGATAACGGAACGTTTTTTTGACAACCGCTATAAAAGGAAGACCCTTAAAAAGACCCGATATGTTAGAAACCCAGAACCTTCGGATGACCCGCCAGCGCCAGGTAATTTTGGAGGAGCTCCGAAAAGTAAAGACCCACCCCAGCGCTGATGAATTATATGAAAAGGTGAAAAGACGGCTGCCGCGCATCAGTCTCGGTACGGTGTACCGGAACCTGGAAATTCTCACCCGGCTGGGTGAGATCCAGCATGTTGAGATCGGCGGCGGTATGAAACGGTTCGACGGCAACACCCACAACCATTACCACATCCGCTGCGCCCGCTGCGCCCGGATAGACGATGTCCACATCGACCCCTTGAAACAGGTCGAAGATGCCCTGGACGGGTACACCGATTATCAAATCACCGGACACCGGCTTGAATTTGTAGGGCTGTGCCGGAAATGTTCCAAGAAAAGCGTTTAATCGAGCACTGCTTTAAACAACCCCATCGCAAGATTCTTCTAGAGGCCATCTCAAAAATAGGATTTTCACTCTGAAGCCTTGAGACCTATGAAAAATGTTCAATTTTTTTCAAATTCAAGGAAGGCGAAAATTTAAACCACAGGAATACCTGGAGTATTTCGAGGATTTGAATTTGAGCCTGACGCTGAAATTGAGCAAAAGGGGGCATTTTGCATAGGTCTCAACTTATCTTCCGATCTCATCCACCGCCTGCCCGATCCGCTCAATGGCTTTTTTCAGGTTCTCCATGCTGGTGGCAAAGCACATGCGCAGATGATTGTCGGCATGAACGCCAAAAGCCGATCCGGGCAGCGTGGCCACGCCCGCATGCGCCAGCAGGTAGTCGGCAAAGGCCTCTGCCCCCATTGGAAGCCGGCTGACGTTCGGGAATGCGTAAAAAGCCCCGGCCGGCAGTTTGCAGGAAATCCCCGGAATCTTGTTGAGACCCGCTATAAACATATCCCGCCGCTTTTTGAAGTCCGCCATCATGGCCCGGCTTTCGGCCTGGTCGCCCAGCAGTGCTTTTGCGCCGGCATACTGCACAAAGGGCGGAACGCAGCTGGCCGAGTTGGTGATGAGCTGGGTCAGCGGTTCGGCCAGCCAGGCCGGGGCGGCCACAAACCCCATGCGCCAGCCCGTCATGGCATAGGTCTTTGAAAAAGATTCCAGCAGGATGGTGCGGTCCCGCATCCCCGGCAGGGTGCCCATGGAGATTTGCTCACCGTCAAACAGCATGTGGGCGTACACCTCGTCGGACAAGACCACGATGTCCCTTTTAACGGCGATATCCGCAATGGCGTCAAGCTCCGGCCGGGTCAGGGTGCCGCCGGTGGGGTTGTGGGGGTAATTCAGAATAATGAGGCGGGTGCGATCCGTCACGCGGCCGGCCAGATCTTCGGCCGTGAACCGGAAATCGTTTTCCTCCAGCATGGGAAGGGGCACGGGCGTTGCCCCGGCATAGCGCGTCACCGACTCGTACACCGGAAAGCCCGGGTCCGGATAAATCACCTCGTCCCCGGGTCCGGCCAGGGTCATGATGACATAATAGAGAAACGACTTTCCCCCCGGTCCCACCACAATCTCCCGGGCGCTGTAATCCCCCCGGCGGCTGCGCCTCAGCCATTGACTGCAGGCTTCGCGCAGTTCCGGGATGCCTGCGGAAGCACAGTAGTGGGTATGCCCTTTTTTCATCCGCCCATAAGCCTCTTCAATGATGTCCGGGGGCGTGTTGAAATCCGTGTCGCCGATCTCAAGGTGGACGATGTCCCGGCCCTGGCCCTCAAGTTCGGTAGCCTTGGCAAATACCACAAACGCGCTTTCCTTTTTCAGGCGATGCATCCTCTCGGCAAGCTTCATAAACCGTCCTTTCGTATCGCAAATAAATATCGTAACCTACAACAGCCCTTTTTCTTCGTCAACCCTTTCCCCCTGTCTCCTCGTCCCTCGCCCCTCGTCTTTCGTCCATCGTCCATCGTCCATCGTCCATCGTCCATCGTCCCTCATCCATGGGTTTTCGTCCCTCGTCTTTCGTCCCTCTCCCATCCTCCCAGCTCTCGAACCCTTCCTTCTCCGCCCTGCACCTAAATTAATAGTTTTTGCTACAAAAAAAGAGCCCGGCACGTCACTATCCCGCACCGGGCTCTTATTCATTGCCGCCCCTACCCCAAAACGATAGGGAAACAGCCTATAACTGCTTTTACAGCATCGGAACAATCAACAGGGCCACAATATTGATGACCTTGATCATCGGGTTGATGGCCGGGCCGGCGGTATCCTTGTAGGGGTCGCCGACGGTGTCGCCGGTGACGGAAGCCTTGTGCCCGTCACTCCCCTTCTTGTGAACGACGCCGTTATCGTCGGTCACGCCGTCTTCAAAGGACTTCTTAGCGTTGTCCCATGCGCCGCCGCC from Desulfobacterales bacterium carries:
- a CDS encoding arsenosugar biosynthesis-associated peroxidase-like protein — encoded protein: METYYTPDDLPKFEQIGKDAPELAKKFFDYYQAVFSEGELTEREKALIALAVAHAVQCPYCIDAYTQTCLEKGSNPAEMTEAVHVAVAIRGGGISGPRGSNAKYY
- the arsS gene encoding arsenosugar biosynthesis radical SAM protein ArsS (Some members of this family are selenoproteins.), which translates into the protein MRPELANREPTTSREERLSIPTFYQTLLKHRLKLVKDAVSTLQINVGLLCNQSCRHCHLEAGAGRSEIMSARTMDQVFALARTGDFKTIDITGGAPEMHPQIDDFNERLTPHAPRMILRSNLTALARKGPSLMTLLKDNAVIITASLPSLNEVQSETVRGGGTFLSGIATLKKLNRLGYGQPESGLELNLVSNPAGAFLPPPQAGLEKRFHTVLAQKYGIAFNNLFSFANVPLGRYRRWLIQSNNFDAYINKLAAAFNPCTVPGLMCRTMLSVSWDGYLYDCDFNQAAGLPLENHPSHISAMTPPIPAGRSIAAGYHCYTCTAGSGFT
- a CDS encoding glutaredoxin family protein; this translates as MAEKPVKVYSLSTCGHCREAKKFLGDCEIKYEFVDVDKLQGEERAAILQDVKNFNPRCSFPTIIIGDKVIVGYKEAEIKEALGL
- a CDS encoding ferredoxin-thioredoxin reductase catalytic domain-containing protein, which produces MDTQQLYEMLKKVQEPKGFFFNNDMEKVFELLQGLLVNKERYGFMVCPCRLASGDREKDRDIICPCEYRTPDVKEYGTCYCSLYVSKEWNEGKIPHEYVPERRPPEKMFL
- a CDS encoding citrate/2-methylcitrate synthase, which translates into the protein MEECRPILNTGLRGFTVATSRISDVDGNTGKLVYRGYLVKDLAVSAGFEEIAYLLLYEKLPNKDQLQKFNQTLSAERPVSPELIAALKTRPRSALSMDILQAGGSLLAHHDPDLADPSRAAALRVAVRLIAKLPTLVAAWDRIRNGKEPLEPSPELNHAANFLYMLSGEVPDEETARFFDVGLVLHAEHTFNASTFAAREVASTRAHMYAAVSAAVGSLSGELHGGANVRVMQMLQKIGSVDKIEAYIQQELEAGRLIFGLGHAVYKVDDPRALILAPMSKKMGEQTGQPQWYEISTQLEKKAKAAFKKHKGIDIFTNVDFYSASLFFSMGIPIDLFSPVFAISRIAGWTAHVLEEQFADAAPKPVLYRPESQYVGDYCGPEECKFVPLEQR
- a CDS encoding transcriptional repressor, which codes for MLETQNLRMTRQRQVILEELRKVKTHPSADELYEKVKRRLPRISLGTVYRNLEILTRLGEIQHVEIGGGMKRFDGNTHNHYHIRCARCARIDDVHIDPLKQVEDALDGYTDYQITGHRLEFVGLCRKCSKKSV
- a CDS encoding pyridoxal phosphate-dependent aminotransferase, which gives rise to MKLAERMHRLKKESAFVVFAKATELEGQGRDIVHLEIGDTDFNTPPDIIEEAYGRMKKGHTHYCASAGIPELREACSQWLRRSRRGDYSAREIVVGPGGKSFLYYVIMTLAGPGDEVIYPDPGFPVYESVTRYAGATPVPLPMLEENDFRFTAEDLAGRVTDRTRLIILNYPHNPTGGTLTRPELDAIADIAVKRDIVVLSDEVYAHMLFDGEQISMGTLPGMRDRTILLESFSKTYAMTGWRMGFVAAPAWLAEPLTQLITNSASCVPPFVQYAGAKALLGDQAESRAMMADFKKRRDMFIAGLNKIPGISCKLPAGAFYAFPNVSRLPMGAEAFADYLLAHAGVATLPGSAFGVHADNHLRMCFATSMENLKKAIERIGQAVDEIGR